One window from the genome of Grus americana isolate bGruAme1 chromosome 2, bGruAme1.mat, whole genome shotgun sequence encodes:
- the LOC129202553 gene encoding tubulin beta-2 chain produces the protein MREIVHIQAGQCGNQIGAKFWEVISDEHGIDPTGSYHGDSDLQLERINVYYNEATGNKYVPRAILVDLEPGTMDSVRSGPFGQIFRPDNFVFGQSGAGNNWAKGHYTEGAELVDSVLDVVRKESESCDCLQGFQLTHSLGGGTGSGMGTLLISKIREEYPDRIMNTFSVMPSPKVSDTVVEPYNATLSVHQLVENTDETYCIDNEALYDICFRTLKLTTPTYGDLNHLVSATMSGVTTCLRFPGQLNADLRKLAVNMVPFPRLHFFMPGFAPLTSRGSQQYRALTVPELTQQMFDSKNMMAACDPRHGRYLTVAAIFRGRMSMKEVDEQMLNVQNKNSSYFVEWIPNNVKTAVCDIPPRGLKMSATFIGNSTAIQELFKRISEQFTAMFRRKAFLHWYTGEGMDEMEFTEAESNMNDLVSEYQQYQDATADEQGEFEEEGEEDEA, from the exons ATGCGTGAGATCGTGCACATCCAGGCCGGGCAGTGCGGCAACCAGATCGGCGCCAAG TTCTGGGAGGTCATCAGCGATGAGCATGGCATCGATCCCACGGGCAGCTACCACGGGGACAGTgacctgcagctggagaggatCAACGTCTACTACAATGAAGCCACCG GTAACAAGTACGTCCCCCGTGCCATCCTGGTGGACCTGGAGCCCGGCACCATGGACTCCGTGCGCTCCGGCCCCTTTGGACAGATCTTCCGGCCGGACAACTTTGTCTTTG GTCAGAGTGGGGCTGGCAACAACTGGGCCAAGGGGCACTACACGGAAGGTGCTGAGCTGGTGGACTCTGTCCTGGATGTGGTGAGGAAGGAGTCGGAGAGCTGTGACTGCCTGCAGGGCTTCCAGTTGACCCACTCGCTGGGCGGTGGCACGGGCTCTGGGATGGGCACCCTCCTCATCAGCAAGATCCGGGAGGAGTACCCCGACCGCATCATGAACACCTTCAGCGTCATGCCCTCCCCCAAGGTGTCGGACACGGTGGTGGAGCCCTACAACGCCACCCTCTCTGTGCACCAGCTGGTGGAGAACACGGACGAGACCTACTGCATTGACAACGAGGCCCTGTATGACATTTGCTTCCGCACCCTGAAGCTGACCACTCCCACGTACGGGGACCTCAACCACCTGGTGTCGGCCACCATGAGCGGCGTGACCACCTGCCTTCGCTTCCCCGGCCAGCTGAACGCCGACCTGCGCAAGCTGGCGGTCAACATGGTGCCTTTCCCCCGGCTGCACTTCTTCATGCCGGGCTTTGCCCCTCTCACCAGCCGTGGCAGCCAGCAGTACCGAGCCCTGACGGTGCCCGAGCTGACGCAGCAGATGTTCGACTCCAAGAACATGATGGCCGCCTGCGACCCCCGCCACGGCCGCTACCTGACGGTGGCCGCCATCTTCCGGGGCCGCATGTCCATGAAGGAGGTGGACGAGCAGATGCTCAACGTGCAGAACAAGAACAGCAGCTACTTTGTGGAGTGGATCCCCAACAATGTGAAGACGGCCGTCTGCGACATCCCCCCGCGCGGCCTCAAGATGTCCGCCACCTTCATCGGCAACAGCACGGCTATTCAGGAGCTCTTCAAGAGGATCTCGGAGCAGTTCACGGCCATGTTCCGGCGCAAGGCTTTCTTGCACTGGTACACCGGCGAGGGCATGGATGAAATGGAGTTCACGGAGGCCGAGAGCAACATGAATGACCTGGTCTCCGAATACCAGCAGTACCAGGATGCCACTGCTGATGAGCAGGGGGAAtttgaagaggaaggagaggaggatgAGGCGTAA
- the LOC129202554 gene encoding tubulin beta-1 chain, whose amino-acid sequence MREIVHIQAGQCGNQIGAKFWEVISDEHGIDPTGSYHGDSDLQLERINVYYNEAAGNKYVPRAILVDLEPGTMDSVRSGPFGQIFRPDNFVFGQSGAGNNWAKGHYTEGAELVDSVLDVVRKESESCDCLQGFQLTHSLGGGTGSGMGTLLISKIREEYPDRIMNTFSVMPSPKVSDTVVEPYNATLSVHQLVENTDETYCIDNEALYDICFRTLKLTTPTYGDLNHLVSATMSGVTTCLRFPGQLNADLRKLAVNMVPFPRLHFFMPGFAPLTSRGSQQYRALTVPELTQQMFDSKNMMAACDPRHGRYLTVAAIFRGRMSMKEVDEQMLNVQNKNSSYFVEWIPNNVKTAVCDIPPRGLKMSATFIGNSTAIQELFKRISEQFTAMFRRKAFLHWYTGEGMDEMEFTEAESNMNDLVSEYQQYQDATADEQGEFEEEGEEDEA is encoded by the exons ATGCGTGAGATCGTGCACATCCAGGCCGGGCAGTGCGGCAACCAGATCGGCGCCAAG TTCTGGGAGGTCATCAGCGATGAGCATGGCATTGATCCCACAGGCAGCTACCATGGGGACAGTgacctgcagctggagaggatCAACGTCTACTACAATGAAGCTGCTG GTAACAAGTACGTCCCCCGTGCCATCCTGGTGGACCTGGAGCCCGGCACCATGGACTCCGTGCGCTCCGGCCCCTTTGGACAGATCTTCCGGCCGGACAACTTTGTCTTTG GTCAGAGTGGGGCTGGCAACAACTGGGCCAAGGGGCACTACACGGAAGGCGCTGAGCTGGTGGACTCTGTCCTGGATGTGGTGAGGAAGGAGTCGGAGAGCTGTGACTGCCTGCAGGGCTTCCAGTTGACCCACTCGCTGGGCGGTGGCACGGGCTCTGGGATGGGCACCCTCCTCATCAGCAAGATCCGGGAGGAGTACCCCGACCGCATCATGAACACCTTCAGCGTCATGCCCTCCCCCAAGGTGTCGGACACGGTGGTGGAGCCCTACAACGCCACCCTCTCTGTGCACCAGCTGGTGGAGAACACGGACGAGACCTACTGCATTGACAACGAGGCCCTGTATGACATTTGCTTCCGCACCCTGAAGCTGACCACTCCCACGTACGGGGACCTCAACCACCTGGTGTCGGCCACCATGAGCGGCGTGACCACCTGCCTTCGCTTCCCCGGCCAGCTGAACGCCGACCTGCGCAAGCTGGCGGTCAACATGGTGCCTTTCCCCCGGCTGCACTTCTTCATGCCGGGCTTTGCCCCTCTCACCAGCCGTGGCAGCCAGCAGTACCGAGCCCTGACGGTGCCCGAGCTGACGCAGCAGATGTTCGACTCCAAGAACATGATGGCCGCCTGCGACCCCCGCCACGGCCGCTACCTGACGGTGGCCGCCATCTTCCGGGGCCGCATGTCCATGAAGGAGGTGGACGAGCAGATGCTCAACGTGCAGAACAAGAACAGCAGCTACTTTGTGGAGTGGATCCCCAACAATGTGAAGACGGCCGTCTGCGACATCCCCCCGCGCGGCCTCAAGATGTCCGCCACCTTCATCGGCAACAGCACGGCTATTCAGGAGCTCTTCAAGAGGATCTCGGAGCAGTTCACGGCCATGTTCCGGCGCAAGGCTTTCTTGCACTGGTACACCGGCGAGGGCATGGATGAAATGGAGTTCACGGAGGCTGAGAGCAACATGAATGACCTGGTCTCCGAATACCAGCAGTACCAGGATGCCACTGCTGATGAGCAGGGGGAAtttgaagaggaaggagaggaggatgAGGCTTAA